The segment ACAGGAGGCAGCGGAAAAGTTGTGGATAGTGGTCCAAATGATCATATTTTCATCTACTACACAGATCATGGGGGTCCTGGGGTGCTCGGTTTGTACTTCATAACTTTGTTTTTCTATAAGATTACAGGATTTGTTCCCTCTTATTAAGTGTTCTGTTCTCAGAGTTGTTGGTCACTATTCatctcatattttaatttcttttttgagaTTAGCAAGAGTCACTAAAATTTAGTGTTGCTTTCTATGTTATTGTATATGATATTTACATCTGTGCAGTTATATTATAGTTGGAACTTAAATTGGATTATGATATATGCAGTTGCACTTTGTTTGGAGTCTTTGAGTCATCTGGCTAGACCACCATCATTTAAGTAAACATTGTATTGTGCTTCAGCAGTTATTTTGACAAAATGGTTGAATTTATGCTTGATTTGGAAGAAGCATTCTACCTCAAGTGATTCAAAGtggatatttatatttttgttgctgctttttttttttatttaccatATTGTTCTGATAATTTGTTTATccttttaaagatataatatagatgtaattaaaaaatctaagtGTTGAAATTGACGTCATATTATTTCATGATCTAATGAAGGGATGCCAACCAGCCCATATATGTATGCAAACGATTTGATTGATGTCTTAAAGAAGAAGCATGCTTCTGGGACTTACAAAAGCTTGGTAAATAATTGGTGAAATGCCACTTACTGATGTATTTTGATAGTTTGGACAAGGTTATAACTTTGTTGACTTACATCTACAAAACTGTAGGTATTTTATCTTGAAGCCTGTGAATCTGGAAGTATCTTTGAGGGTCTTCTTCCTGGGGGTTTGAATATCTATGCAACCACAGCAGCTAATGCAGAAGAGAGTAGTTGGGGGACCTATTGCCCTGGGGAGAATCCTAGCCCTCCTCCCGAATATGAAACCTGTTTGGGTGACTTATACAGTGTCGCTTGGATGGAGGACAGGTATGACaacaattttaacttaatttactttttcaattaattcaTTGCAGCTCTGGTTGGCCTTAGAAACGAAAATTCCAAAGTTCTCTATATATACTGTTTCAGTTTTTTGtgtaaattgtaatattttgactTTTTCCTGCTTAGTGACATACACAACCTGAGGACAGAAACTTTGCACCAGCAGTATGAACTGGTAAGAGCTTATTGTCTTGTGGTATCTCATTATCTACATATGGTTGTTGAAAATTGTCAAACCTGGAAAGTTAAGTATGCCTTTTGGTATAAAATGGTTTCGTTCACTTCTAAAATCAATTGTATGATGTTGGCGTTTTCAGGTTAAAAGGAGGACTGCAAATGACAATTCTGCCTTTGGCTCTCATGTCATGCAGTACGGTGATATTGGGCTTGGCAAGGACAATCTCGTCATCTACTTAGGTACAAATCCTGCAAATGAGAATTAcacttttattgatgaaaatTCCTTGAGGCCATCTTCAAAAGCTGTTAACCAGCGTGATGCTGATCTTGTGCACTTCTGGGATAAGGTTTGCACTTTTTATTCCATCACTTGTATATGTCATTGATGTATAGTTTACTAATTTGGGATGAAATGGTCATGATGTTGTTTACACATGCTTAGTAGTTTTCATCTCCGATAAAGATTGGTGTggataaattgattttttaatttatgattgtaTCAGAATGTTTTAGatttgtaatttctttagaATACAAAATGCAACATAAAGAGAAACTCTGATGATCAAAAGAAGCGAATGGTTAGAGTTACTAAAACTAATAATTGGTGAAAGACTAAGTTAGgacatatatttttcttattatatgatttgatattctCACTATGCGAAAGTGTGAAGGAATATAAGAATGAACAGTGATCTTTGAATAGTGTATGAAACTGGTTCTTTCACATGTTAAACCTATCTCACTGCGGCTATCCTTTATTGTACAGTACCGCAAGGCCCCAGAGGGTACTTCCAGGAAGGTTGAAGCTCAGAAGCAGTTCATTGAAGCCATGTCTCATAGAGTGCATATAGACCACAGTATCAAGCTCATAGGGAAGCTCTTATTTGGAATTGAGAATGGTCCAGAGGTCTTGAACACTGTTCGACCGGCAGGTCAACCTCTAGTGGATGACTGGGACTGCCTTAAATCGCTGGTAAACTTCTTGTTAAAGTCGTTTCTTCTTCGTATTTGTTCCCACTTCTTCCTATATTGTTCAACATAGATAATCCAGTTCTGCGGATGGCACATttgaaaacatgaaaattttcCAATATGGAAAAAGCGTGTCTCTATTGGCTATTTTGATCTTTGAAAACGTCTGCCCCACGTTGTGCAGGTGAGGACTTTTGAGACACACTGTGGATCCTTATCCCAATACGGAATGAAACATATGCGGTCTATTGCAAACATATGCAACGCAGGAATTCATAAGGCTAAGATGGCTGAAGCATCTGCACAAGCTTGTGACGGTGTTCCTTCAAATCCTTGGAGTTCTCTTCACAAAGGGTTCAGTGCCTAAATGTTGCAGAACCATACAGATATACACAGACTATAATCTTCTATGTAATTTAATTGCTCTAATGTAAATATCACGAACAATACTTTGGAGTACTTTTTCAGCTGAACAGATGTTATTTGAAGGAACGTTTATCAAATGTATGCTCATGATCacctttcatttcaaattttcgCCCAATTGTTTTACCAGTGGGAGTGGCGTTGGTCATATGAGTGCCACTTCAAAATTGAAACAGACTGAGCCTTATCCCCTTAATCTTACACCATAGAATTAAGTTTTcgttaaaataatcaaatcctTAAAAGACAAGAAAACCAAGTACATTATGAGATGGCAAGTACTATATTTGTCACCGAAGTTCCTTCAGCCACGCAATAAGACCATTTTCCACGGTCACCTTGGCATAATAAACTAAGGGCAAATGCATTCAACAAATAACCAAATATTATCCAGCAATACACCTTCACAAACTGGTACGAGAAAACTGTATCAGAGCTTAAAAACCTCTCATAGAAATCAGCACTTGCTCTGTATCACCAATACATGCAGCAGAGTTTCCACCTTTCTAAACTTAAATGAAGTCATTCAGCTACTGGAGAATGTTTACATTCGGAATCTGCTTGGCAAAGCTGTAAAAATCCATTTGAATTTCAATCAGCAGAAAGAAACCCACAGAGCAAGACAATGATTCAAGTAATCAGCATTCCTTTGGCTGAAACAATCCGTTTAAACTTCATTCAAGAAAAAGAAACCCCAATACAAAACGAATGATCAAATTCTGTCAAATTATagtaattaagtttaaaaataaaaaatttccgTAGAGCTCAAAGCATTAGAAATTGGCATCCTCTAGCTTAAACTTCTGGAGAAATGACATTTGTTTAACAGATTGGAATGAAGTTCTTATAAACGAAAATCAGTACATTTCACAAATACAACTACAAGCATAAATCTAACAGAAACTCACCAGCTATCCTCTGAATCTCATAGAGCACATTTAGTCTCGATATCTGCCCCAGTCATCATCACCTTTGTACCTCTTCCTCTCACTTGACCGAGAATCATCATATCTACCTCTTTTGGAGTAATGAGATTGTTTTTCCTGCTCATGGCCTTTACTTCgtctttcttcttcctccccTCTTCCATGCCTTCGACTACCTTGATGGAGCCCTTCATCATCTTCGCCATGCCTTTGATATTTGCGATACTCTTCCTCATCTCTTTGGTGTTTTCTCCCATTACGCTCCTCTTCACCCCTGGTGTGCCTTCTTCCACCAACAGGTTCTTCGTCATCATCATAGCGCTTTCTCTCTTTAAGCTCCTCTTCTTCATCCCTGTTGTGCCTTCTTCCCCCTACATGCTCATCCCTGCCTCTCCGGAAACTTCTCTCTTTATTCCCCTCTTCATCTCGGCCGTACCTCCTTCCCCCTGCATGCTCCTCCTCATCTCTTGGATGCCTTCTCTCTTTACGCTCTTCTTCATCCCTACTGAGCCTTCTGACCCCAGCATATTCTTCATCATCTCTTTGGCGCTTTCTCTCCTTTTGCTCCTCTTCATCCCTGCTTTGCCTCCTCCTCCCTGCATTTTCTTTGTAACCCCAGTCATCTCCCCTCTGATTATCCTTGTTTTTGTACAATCCAGAGCCCATTTCGGACTCAAGATTCACATTTGCTGGATGATCTTTGTGCTCTGTGTCCTTCCCAACAATCcgactttttaattttgattccaGATACTCCTCCCGGTTTCCATCATCAAACTTACTCTTACCCATCATCCTTTCCTCATGTCCAGAGGTGGATCTATACCTATCACCAGCATCTTGCCTAGAATGGTGCAGACTTTTCTCCTCTAGTTTTTTCAATGTCTCTAATGTGGCATCATTGTCGAGATCACTTCCTCGCCTTCTGTCACTTAAAGCACGACCTGATTGAGGACCACTTTGTCCACCCCTATCATTATCAGCATCTCTATGTCCACTTCTTTTTTTACCCAAAGAGTTTCTCCCACTTCTCTCATGTCTGTCATTACTCCCACTACTGTCTGAATCACTGTCGATTCCCCTATGAGAGTCACTATTATCACTATCATCGGTCAGAGAAGACGACTTCTTTTCAATTGCCTTAGACCTTCTTCTTCCATAACTGGAATCTGAATCTTCTTCATCAGAATCATGTTTCCTACTTCTACTCTTCTCAAATTTATCACCACTACTAGCATCAGAAAAATCATCATCAGACTCATCCCTCCTGGCGTTCCTCTTTACCAAGTCTTTATCATCATGATTTCTAGTGCTTTTTCCATATCTATCATAATTGCTCTTCCTATGAGGCTTCACATCagaattttctctctctctcctatgGCTTCCACCCTGCTGATAATTCTTTTTTCCGATTtgacttcttttcttttcaaagtcACTgctggtatcagagtcatcctCAGAATCTTGCGGTGCTCTTGTTTTTATATTCTGCTCCTTCTTCTGAATCTTGGGTTTATATAAGCCTTCATCAGAATCATAACTATCATCTGATTCATGCCTCCTATGGGATTTTCCATATTTATCAGCTTCCCTTTTGGAACTAACCTTAACAATGTCATCGTCATCACTGGAGGAATCAGAACTGTCACTAAACTGTTTTCTGCTTTTCCTGTGCTTCTTTGAATATTTACCTGCTTTCTTACCATGATCACTATCAGTCTCACTCTCAGAATCAATCCTTGGGCTACCTTTACGATGCCTCTTTGAAATCCCTCTGCTATGCTTAATGCTGCTATCTGAATCAGAAGAATCATCCCTTTGTCTTCTCTTTTTACCATCTAGCTTGTGGTGCTGAGCCTTATCCTTCTTATGTCTCACATCTTTATTAACCTTTTGCTTATCATCCTTCTCAGATTTTCCATCTTTCCCATCTTCTGCGATATGTCTATTCCAGCTGGTCTCTCTATCCAAAAAAGCATGTTCACTTTTCTCAAGCCACTTTCTATCATCATTTGAACCATTCTTTTGACCACCTGTTCCATCATTACCTCCCTCAGCTCTTTCATTAGATTCAGCAGTACTTATACCTAGAGCTGCCCTAAATTGTTCAATCTGCTTCTCCTTTCTAGCGGCAATTTTGTGAGTTTCTGTTTCAGACACCCTGACCAGCAAAAAAGTATATAATCTAAATCAATAACCAATGACAACAAAAGATTACCATTATAATCTTCTAGCACATCAAACCAAATCCCAAGCATAAAAATGACAATAACTATTATCCATCttgaatcataaaattattttccaaCTAAACCTGGAAAAAGAATTAAagtaaaaactataatttagagTAGACTCTAGGAGGATAATTGTGTGAATGCAAGTTGcctatataaattaatgaaaaaataacataagcAAGACTAAAAGAAATCTGTGAGCCTCAAAAAACAAACCTGATAGAAACAACAATGGCAAGggtaatgataaaaaaaaaaaagattcctAAGCTTAACAAATTTTCTCTAATTAGAAAACAATTGTGTACAACATTTCAACAACTCACATAAgcagatttgaaaaaaaaatgtttcttttgCTCCTTCCTTTacctaaaacttaaaaaaaaaaaaaattacgagTACACAAGAATTTTCtagaattaagaaaaaagaagaaatgttaATAAGAATTCCCCTTCAACATATCCCATTCTGAATTACATTGGCGCCTCCAGAACTACGCTAACAAGGAAGACAACAGTTATCACCTTCTAGCAGAAAGGAGAGGCAGAGTCAATCAACACATACATTACACAAAACCAAATCAATTCCCATAGCTAGCATGTGAAAAAGCGCAATTTAACATGAAGATTGAGATGGAATAATTACTTTGCATCGCCAACGACGCTAGCAGTTGGTCCATCACCTTCCTCAAAAGCTGCAGCGGCTTCCAACGTCTTTCTAGCTTCCTCAAGCTTCTCAGAAATCTCGGCCTCCGTGTAACCCTGGTCAACAAGCTTGTCCTCAAGCACCACGAGCCTAAGCTGAATCTGACGTTTACGCTCATGCTCAAGGATCTCCTTGTTTGGCTTCCTGGTGACGCCAGCCGTGCCCTGCCCGGCCTCGAATCCCTTGGTGTTGTCAGTAACCCTACCCGTCTTCGGCTTGACGAAAAACTTGTTTGTTTGAATGTAACCGTTGGTCCCGGAGCCCCTCGGCGTCTGTAACCCGATGCCGTTGTACATTTCTAATCACAATTCAACTACAAGCTCAAAGGTATAGATCTAACAATCATAATCCAGGTCGCGTAATCGAGTTAAACAATTCACTAAGAAACATAGCGATTCAAATTCGATACGAAAATGAGAAATTAAGAAACGCTGGCAACGTACCTGTTGTGTACTGGTAGTGTAAAGAAACCGCGTCGTGtgattgttttatattttggcGTTACTGGCTCATACGAAGAACCCTAATCGGATTGGTTCAGGGTACAACTCTCTGGACAAAATATAACCGCCCTCCTTGCTTGTGAACTTCTCGATCCAAGGGCTGTAAAGTTATTCTACAAGGATAGGGACTGCGGAAATATTTCTTCTGAAatagattaaatataaaaatattattttttttattcttttttattttttgttaaaaggcTAATGCAGTGGaagtttatttgtttgtttatttatttatttattttattactattattattattatatatttcatataaataattacttgcATTTTTTTCGGATGATTCTTTTCTTCAAcctattatatatgtatttgaaaaaaaaaaatcaccatttATCATAAATAAGAGTTATTTCTATTAAACCATATTTAAAACCAATTAAGTGAATCTAGAAGATCATTTTTTGAGTCAATTCTTATTTTGAGATAACACTTGAGCTACATTCTTGTAACCAGTTTTGTAAATACACacttacatataattatttacattcaatatttttaagcaaaatttgaaaatctattgTATTCTCAGTGATTATCCCTTTGTTGAGATCAAAATATTGAATAGTTTATTGTTAGTTATCGTATTTAAAATCGTTTTGATAATGTTAGTTCATTGAGATCTCACTTAATGTGATCTCTCTCTTTAGAGCTCTAGGGCATGGGAATATACTCACTTCTCAAGAGATTGCATAGTTATGGTTGGAAACTTAACAACGTGGGTGTATTTGTTGTGAGTTGAGCAAGCAAGTTTCctttttggttattttgtttgttgttgcatgaatttttttttagtatgtCTAGGAAGAGGTACAAAGTGCACCAATGAGAAGAATGGGGGTTCTTCTCAACTCCAATATTCAACTTACCAATTTGggtcaaaataatatcaaaagcTTTAAGTTTACCAAGGAGAATACCTAGTTGTATTTGATCACCTTATTTCCCATGTAGCCAAATGCAACTAGGTAGATTTTGTGTATGAAAATGAGAATTTCACCAGTTTATTCCTCATATGACTAGTAAGATGTTTCATGTACACTTTTATGATAGGGATTATCTTTGACTGATTTTAACAACCTATATATATTGTGTGCATAAAAATATGGATTGTAAGAGTTTATTTCCTAAGGTGGCTAGGGTGTCTATGCATTTACAGTCTAGTCTAACCGAAAAAACTAAGTAAATTTGGagaaatatttgtaatataaataaacaactgTACTTTTACAAGGAGAAGTGATGAAATGaaacatatatttatcattaaaaaggGCAATAGAGGAGTCCTAGTTATATTAGTTATGTGCATTaatacattaataaaatgaaatgtaTTGTCATCATCGAAAAGTGTCTATATGAGTTTTGATAACTTTAGTTGcatgcatatacatatacatatacatgtatatatacatataaacgaTAAGTTATAAGATTTATGTGTCACCCATTTACTAATTGTTTAACACTTATATTATTCCGGGTGACTGTtttgcaaattaaaaaatgaattgtaaGGTTATTGGAGAAGTGGGTGTCACATGCAtgagaaatgataattttctttatgattatatggttttatattagcatatttatgaaatttgaagattagtctttagttatttaataaaatatttatttctactcattattgttgaatttaatttagttgGCATTAagtatttgatataatatattttaagtaaattaaattaaaaataattttataagtatttattttaaatatataaataaataaataaataatattttatatttaatttaaaattatcaaatcatataataatatatataaaatatatgcttatttatatatttaaaatatatatatataattttagttttaaattaatattcatcttcaaatatatatatattattttttgtgggTATTCGTAGGAAGAGATGTAGTACAGTTTCATAAATCCAAGTGAGAGACCCGTTAGTCCGGTTAAGGGTAACCATGGTCAGATCACTCTTGTGACTAATTAACCCTACCCAACTCGCTGTTCTGAGCGCCATCTCACCGGCCCAGAAAAGAATTCAGAATTGTGTACggataaaataattgaattattataagaaaacaaaagctataatttaaagaaaattcaacGCCGTTAAAGATTCTGTTAGATCGATAAACTACGTGGGGTGATTTATACTTCCCACGGGCACATAATAACTTTCATAATGGACGGGACTTGACGGTTCAAAAAAGGAGTAATCAGGACCGTCTGATTGTTGATCATAGGTCAGAAATGCTCGGTCGGAGAGTATGAGGGGACTATAAAACCGGGTTTGTAAGGGTGAGAGGGTATTTCGTTTAtcataagaagaagaagaagaagaagaagaagctatCTGCAGTTCTTCTCTTTTTGTTCTCTATCATTTCTCTGTGAATTTTCCTtcactttctttctctttccctGTAACCAAACACAggattttgggtgggaattgacaagaatttgattttgttcttgCCAAAAAAGTTGATAAAGGATTGTTAAGAATCTGAATCTGTTGGGATAGAGAGAGTTGCTTTAGAGGTGTGTAAATGAGCGCAAACaatatttttgtgttgtttttaCGGGATAAAAGTTATTTGAATTTGGCTGGTAATTGTTTGCTTGTTTGTGTTTCTGTTCGCAGATACATTCAAAGAGATTTAAAGGGGCTGTTCAGAAGGAATTTGTGCTAGATTTGGTTGATTTACAGTAGCTGATTGTGAAAATCGGTCtttgtttcattgaaatttaCCCAGTGACGGTGACGTAGTTGGAGTTTCAGAGGTATGTAACGCGAAACAAAGATATTACTTCTGTGTGATTCATCTTCCAGATACAAGCCTTTTGAATTAACGACTTATGCATTTCAGATACATTTTCAAAGAGATTAGAGCAGCTTTATAAGGTGAAGATCAGAGGAGTCGAAGTTTAACGTCCTTGAAATGTCATTATATTGTTGAAATTTGATATAAAGAAAGCAATATACTGGCTAATTGACGGAGGTGTGGTACTATTGGAGGTATGGAGTCATTTTGTGGTATAAACAAGAGTTCCTCAAATTTTGACTTGAGAATGGCTTTCCCTTCATGCAGTTCCGAATAGGCTTCAGTGggtggttttattttttttccttatctttcttttttggaAACAAAGTTCAACTGAGCTTTTAGATGGGGTTTTCAGGCATTCCGGGCCTCCGGCCATCCTTAATTTCAAGTTCAAGGATCAATTCGACCTGTTTTTGGCGAAATATTTTCTTGCTTCGATTTCTAATTTAGCAATCGTATGATTCTTCTGACTTGGTCTCTTGCTGAAGTGGTTTTTTTTTCCCCGATTTTAAGGTGAATTTTCTTCCATCTCTTCTTGGATTTCAAATCAATGGCTGACGTCCAGCCTTTTCTCCAGCTACGCCTCGTCTGTTTACCTGGATAGCTGTTGAACCCGTCTCTTCATCTAAAAACTTAAATCATTCTACCAAATGGGTTGATTGGCTTGGTGTAAATCATTTATCTTTCTCCTTGGAAAATTATTATTGTCCATCCTTAATCTTCCTCAGATCCTCTGTAATTAGTGCGTATATTTTTGGGGTGATATTATTGTTATACCAAAAGAGTTCTCATTATCACCATTTTCGTCGCATCATCCGGCCTAGAGTTCTTATGGTTTTTTTTCGTACTCAATAAGTTTCTGCTTTCCGGTGCTCCGCTTCTACAGCCTTCACTTATTTTCAttgctttttaaattttatcttgttggtgtttattataagattactctcattttctttgaattttgggGGAAATTCTGAGCCGTCCAATGCGATCTTTACAGCTATCACATTCTttgtatttatctttttataatttaaatttttattcctaATTGAGGATTTTGCCTGAAAGGAAAGCCAAGACGAAATTGTCTTCTTCAGTTCTTTGTTTCCACTATAATGGTCGGAGTTAATCTTTAATTACAGAAACTAATCgtggtttaaatttaattaatgttgttCGGAACGGGACAGGTTTACAGAAGAAGATGGAAAACAGTCCATTGAGAAGCAGTAATAACGGTACCAGCGGCGGTATTACCAGTAACGGCAGAGATAGAAGCGGAGGGGACGGTGGATTATTAAGAGCGAGCCCAGAGATGAACACGAGGCAAACGATATCCACTGATTTTGTCTTGCAATGGGGTAACCGGAAGCGGCTGCGGTGCATGAAAGTACAGGTGAAGGACGACTCGGCCGCCCCGGCCCATCGGACGACGGTTCGAGTCGTTAGAACCGACAAGGACACTTCCAATCAGCCGACCGCTGCCACTGCTAATAGTAATGGTAGTAATCTTCACGGTAATGGTTACTACTCTAATCTACGTCAGCGGCCCTGTTCGCCTCCACCTCCGCCGCCTCAGCGTATTCTCAGgtaacctttttct is part of the Mangifera indica cultivar Alphonso chromosome 13, CATAS_Mindica_2.1, whole genome shotgun sequence genome and harbors:
- the LOC123193850 gene encoding vacuolar-processing enzyme-like — translated: MTRVTACVFLMLLLSALSGIVDGTRDITGSVLQLPSEAYRFFRPGAVNGDDDPVGTRWAVLIAGSNGYWNYRHQADVCHAYQLLRKGGLKEENIIVFMYDDIAFNFENPRPGVIINSPQGDDVYNGVPKDYVGEDVTVENFFAVILGNKTALTGGSGKVVDSGPNDHIFIYYTDHGGPGVLGMPTSPYMYANDLIDVLKKKHASGTYKSLVFYLEACESGSIFEGLLPGGLNIYATTAANAEESSWGTYCPGENPSPPPEYETCLGDLYSVAWMEDSDIHNLRTETLHQQYELVKRRTANDNSAFGSHVMQYGDIGLGKDNLVIYLGTNPANENYTFIDENSLRPSSKAVNQRDADLVHFWDKYRKAPEGTSRKVEAQKQFIEAMSHRVHIDHSIKLIGKLLFGIENGPEVLNTVRPAGQPLVDDWDCLKSLVRTFETHCGSLSQYGMKHMRSIANICNAGIHKAKMAEASAQACDGVPSNPWSSLHKGFSA
- the LOC123193849 gene encoding protein starmaker-like — its product is MYNGIGLQTPRGSGTNGYIQTNKFFVKPKTGRVTDNTKGFEAGQGTAGVTRKPNKEILEHERKRQIQLRLVVLEDKLVDQGYTEAEISEKLEEARKTLEAAAAFEEGDGPTASVVGDAKVSETETHKIAARKEKQIEQFRAALGISTAESNERAEGGNDGTGGQKNGSNDDRKWLEKSEHAFLDRETSWNRHIAEDGKDGKSEKDDKQKVNKDVRHKKDKAQHHKLDGKKRRQRDDSSDSDSSIKHSRGISKRHRKGSPRIDSESETDSDHGKKAGKYSKKHRKSRKQFSDSSDSSSDDDDIVKVSSKREADKYGKSHRRHESDDSYDSDEGLYKPKIQKKEQNIKTRAPQDSEDDSDTSSDFEKKRSQIGKKNYQQGGSHRRERENSDVKPHRKSNYDRYGKSTRNHDDKDLVKRNARRDESDDDFSDASSGDKFEKSRSRKHDSDEEDSDSSYGRRRSKAIEKKSSSLTDDSDNSDSHRGIDSDSDSSGSNDRHERSGRNSLGKKRSGHRDADNDRGGQSGPQSGRALSDRRRGSDLDNDATLETLKKLEEKSLHHSRQDAGDRYRSTSGHEERMMGKSKFDDGNREEYLESKLKSRIVGKDTEHKDHPANVNLESEMGSGLYKNKDNQRGDDWGYKENAGRRRQSRDEEEQKERKRQRDDEEYAGVRRLSRDEEERKERRHPRDEEEHAGGRRYGRDEEGNKERSFRRGRDEHVGGRRHNRDEEEELKERKRYDDDEEPVGGRRHTRGEEERNGRKHQRDEEEYRKYQRHGEDDEGLHQGSRRHGRGEEEERRSKGHEQEKQSHYSKRGRYDDSRSSERKRYKGDDDWGRYRD